From a region of the Ficedula albicollis isolate OC2 chromosome 1A, FicAlb1.5, whole genome shotgun sequence genome:
- the CBX7 gene encoding chromobox protein homolog 7, giving the protein MTDSHMCAASSEPLWAGGGTEAPPGPWTSHRPDGCSRMDGKVEYLVKWKGWPPKYSTWEPEDHILDPRLVVAYEEKEERDRASGYRKRGPKPKRLLLQRLYGMDLRSAHKGKEKLCFSLARRFGGGDSSLPGAKTGQAEFPEKTGGAVLPFSLRKQRKNQKYLRLSRKKFPRMASLENRNCRHEFFLNDAVGLEARQSPEDWEATQHTSKEADVDASLPWIPTVPPSEVTVTDITANSITVTFREAQVAEGFFRDRSAQF; this is encoded by the exons ATGACTGATAGCCACATGTGCGCTGCATCCTCGGAGCCTCtttgggctgggggaggcacAGAGGCACCCCCAGGACCCTGGACATCACATCGGCCAGATGGATGCAGCCGGATGGAC GGTAAAGTAGAATACCTGGTGAAGTGGAAAGGATGGCCCCCAAA atacAGCACATGGGAGCCAGAGGATCATATCTTGGACCCTCGCCTGGTAGTGGCTTACGAAGAAAA GGAAGAGAGAGACCGTGCATCAGGGTACAGGAAAAGAGGTCCCAAACCAAAGCGCCTCCTACTGCAG CGGCTGTATGGCATGGACTTGAGGAGTGCTCAcaagggaaaggagaagctgTGCTTCTCTCTTGCACGGAGGTTTGGAGGAGGAGACAGTAGCCTGCCAGGGGCCAAGACAGGGCAGGCAGAGTTCCCCGAGAAGACTGGGGGTGCAGTCCTGCCATTCTCTCTCCGGAAGCAACGCAAAAACCAGAAGTACCTGCGACTGTCAAGGAAGAAGTTCCCGCGCATGGCGAGTCTGGAGAACCGAAACTGCAGGCATGAGTTCTTCCTGAACGATGCAGTGGGCCTGGaggccaggcagagccctgaggaCTGGGAGGCCACGCAGCACACCAGCAAAGAAG cagatGTGGATGCCAGTCTCCCTTGGATCCCCACTGTGCCCCCCAGtgaagtgacagtgacagaCATCACAGCAAACTCCATTACCGTCACTTTCAGAGAAGCACAAGTGGCTGAGGGCTTCTTTCGAGACCGGAGTGCACAGTTCTGA